A DNA window from Luteolibacter luteus contains the following coding sequences:
- a CDS encoding NADPH-dependent assimilatory sulfite reductase hemoprotein subunit, translated as MSEKKLSANEGIKTRSNYLRGTIAEGLSDLSTGSMSEDDQQLLKFHGTYQQDDRDLRNDRRKHRLEKAYSFMIRIRVPGGVATPHQWLETDRMAEQFANGTIKLTTRQAFQFHGIIKTNLKRTIKEINQCAMDTVAACGDVNRNVMCNPNPYLSSVHAEVLKAAQDISAHLTPQTRAYHEIWLDGEKIESTEEEQEPIYGKTYLPRKFKITIAVPPSNDVDIFANCLSFIAIVENDKLVGYNVAVGGGMGSTHGNEATYPRLADVIGFCTPEQIVDVSEKVVLVQRDFGDRTDRKHSRFKYTVDDHGPDWILAKLNEYLGYELGPVRPYEFKDNGDRFGWVEDEFGNFHYTLFVEGGRVLDTPAFPMRTGLREIAKIHDGDFRLTANQNLIIANVSAKKRSEVEALLEKYGMHRSHERSALRLASIACVALPTCGLALAEAERYLPEVITDLEQELENAGLRHDSITIRMTGCPNGCGRPFISEIGFVGRGPDRYNLYLGGGHAGQRLSKLYRQDINASEIRSLLAPIFQRYAKERNAGEHFGDFVIRAGYVAATVQGADFHKNIKEEALKV; from the coding sequence ATGAGCGAAAAGAAACTCTCCGCCAACGAAGGCATCAAGACCCGCTCGAACTACCTTCGCGGCACCATCGCCGAGGGCCTCTCCGATCTTTCCACCGGCTCCATGTCGGAGGATGACCAGCAGCTCCTCAAATTCCACGGCACCTATCAGCAGGATGACCGTGACCTGCGGAACGACCGCCGAAAGCACCGCTTGGAGAAGGCATACTCCTTCATGATCCGGATCCGCGTGCCCGGTGGCGTGGCCACGCCGCACCAGTGGCTGGAGACGGACCGCATGGCGGAGCAATTTGCCAATGGCACGATCAAGCTGACCACGCGCCAGGCCTTCCAGTTCCACGGGATCATCAAGACGAACCTGAAGCGGACGATCAAGGAGATCAACCAGTGCGCCATGGACACCGTGGCCGCGTGCGGCGACGTGAACCGCAATGTGATGTGCAATCCGAACCCGTATCTCTCCTCCGTGCATGCGGAGGTGCTGAAGGCGGCGCAGGATATTTCCGCACACCTCACGCCGCAGACCCGCGCCTACCACGAGATCTGGCTGGATGGGGAAAAGATCGAGAGCACCGAGGAGGAACAGGAGCCGATCTACGGCAAGACCTACCTGCCGCGGAAGTTCAAGATCACCATCGCCGTGCCGCCGAGCAACGACGTGGACATCTTCGCGAACTGCCTTTCCTTCATCGCCATCGTCGAGAACGACAAGCTGGTGGGCTATAACGTCGCCGTTGGCGGCGGCATGGGCTCGACCCACGGCAACGAGGCCACCTACCCGCGCCTCGCGGACGTGATCGGCTTCTGCACGCCGGAGCAGATCGTGGACGTGTCGGAGAAGGTGGTGCTGGTGCAGCGCGACTTCGGCGACCGCACGGACCGCAAGCACTCGCGCTTCAAGTATACCGTGGACGACCACGGTCCGGACTGGATCCTCGCCAAGCTGAACGAATACCTCGGCTACGAGTTGGGACCGGTGCGTCCGTATGAGTTCAAGGACAACGGCGACCGCTTCGGCTGGGTGGAGGACGAGTTTGGCAATTTCCATTACACGCTCTTCGTCGAAGGCGGGCGCGTGCTGGATACCCCGGCTTTCCCGATGCGCACCGGCCTTCGCGAGATCGCGAAGATCCACGACGGCGATTTCCGCCTGACCGCGAACCAGAACCTCATCATCGCGAACGTTTCCGCGAAGAAGCGTTCCGAGGTTGAGGCCCTGCTGGAAAAGTACGGCATGCATCGTAGCCACGAGCGCAGCGCGCTGCGCCTGGCCTCGATTGCCTGCGTGGCCCTTCCTACCTGCGGCCTGGCGCTCGCGGAAGCGGAACGCTACCTGCCGGAAGTAATCACGGACCTGGAGCAGGAGCTGGAGAATGCCGGCCTGCGCCACGATTCGATTACCATCCGCATGACGGGCTGCCCGAATGGTTGCGGCCGCCCTTTCATCTCGGAGATCGGCTTCGTCGGCCGCGGTCCGGACCGCTACAATCTCTATCTGGGTGGCGGCCACGCCGGCCAGCGCCTGAGCAAGCTGTATCGGCAGGATATCAACGCGAGCGAGATCCGCAGCCTGCTGGCACCGATCTTCCAGCGCTATGCGAAGGAGCGGAATGCCGGCGAGCACTTCGGTGACTTCGTGATCCGAGCGGGATACGTCGCCGCCACGGTGCAGGGCGCGGACTTCCACAAGAACATCAAGGAAGAGGCTCTCAAAGTCTGA
- a CDS encoding phosphoadenylyl-sulfate reductase, protein MSLSQTATLSEAEALSADLARLKAGERLQLLHERYGKRLIASTSFGLQAAVMLDLISRYAPEIPVVWIDTGFNFPETYRYAEDLANRFGTDLRVYQPTHSAARMEALWGKLWEQGLEGLTKYAMLTKIEPMDRALRETGGDVWISGLRRSQSSSRVERPYAEQQKKTLKVYPILDWADAQVSVYMHDRGLPQHPLAAEGYVTMGDWHSTKPAVDGLDAEATRFNGEKYECGLHLDSGNTDFQI, encoded by the coding sequence ATGAGTCTTTCCCAAACAGCCACACTCTCCGAAGCCGAAGCCCTCTCGGCGGATCTCGCCCGCCTGAAGGCCGGCGAGCGGCTCCAACTCCTGCACGAGCGCTACGGCAAGCGCTTGATCGCCTCCACCAGCTTCGGCTTGCAGGCGGCGGTGATGCTGGACCTCATCTCCCGCTACGCCCCGGAGATCCCGGTGGTGTGGATCGATACCGGCTTCAACTTCCCGGAAACCTACCGTTACGCGGAGGATCTGGCGAATCGCTTCGGCACCGACCTGCGGGTCTACCAGCCGACCCACTCCGCCGCCCGCATGGAAGCCCTGTGGGGCAAGCTCTGGGAGCAGGGTTTGGAAGGGCTGACCAAATACGCCATGCTGACCAAGATCGAGCCGATGGACCGCGCGCTGCGCGAGACCGGCGGGGATGTGTGGATCAGCGGCCTGCGCCGCAGCCAATCGAGCAGCCGCGTGGAGCGGCCCTACGCCGAGCAGCAGAAAAAGACCTTGAAGGTCTACCCGATCCTCGATTGGGCGGACGCGCAGGTTTCCGTTTACATGCACGATCGCGGCTTGCCCCAGCACCCGCTGGCAGCGGAAGGTTACGTGACGATGGGCGACTGGCATAGCACCAAGCCTGCCGTCGACGGACTCGACGCGGAGGCGACGCGCTTCAACGGCGAGAAATACGAGTGCGGCCTTCATCTTGACTCCGGCAACACGGATTTCCAAATCTAA
- the cysK gene encoding cysteine synthase A, giving the protein MPIANSIADTIGNTPLIRLNKISADTGAEVLLKAEFFNPLFSVKDRIGKAMIEAAERDGQLKPGGLIIEPTSGNTGIALAFVARSKGYRCILTMPESMSIERRVLLRLLGAEIVLTPRARGMGGAIAKAKQLIEENPGSFGPGQFDNPANPEIHRKTTAEEIWRDTDGNIDAFVAGVGTGGTITGVSEVIKSRNPGMRTFAVEPVASPVISGGQPGPHMIQGIGAGFIPKNLNVEIIDETILVANEDAFATAQYLNQEEGLPAGISTGANVWAAIQVAKRPEFQGKRVVTIGASSTERYLSTLLAEKVREEVASLPVAEI; this is encoded by the coding sequence ATGCCTATCGCAAACTCCATCGCCGACACGATCGGCAACACCCCGCTGATCCGCCTGAACAAGATCTCCGCCGATACCGGTGCCGAGGTGCTGCTGAAGGCTGAGTTCTTCAACCCGCTGTTCAGCGTGAAGGACCGGATCGGCAAGGCGATGATCGAAGCCGCCGAGCGTGACGGCCAACTCAAGCCGGGCGGCCTGATCATCGAGCCGACCTCCGGCAACACCGGCATTGCGCTCGCCTTCGTGGCCCGCTCCAAAGGCTACCGCTGCATCCTGACGATGCCGGAGAGCATGTCGATCGAGCGCCGCGTGCTGCTGCGCCTTCTGGGTGCTGAGATCGTGCTCACCCCGCGTGCCCGCGGCATGGGTGGTGCGATTGCCAAGGCGAAGCAACTCATTGAAGAGAATCCGGGATCCTTCGGCCCCGGCCAGTTCGACAACCCGGCCAACCCGGAGATCCACCGCAAGACGACCGCCGAGGAAATCTGGCGCGATACCGATGGCAACATCGACGCCTTCGTTGCCGGTGTCGGTACGGGTGGCACGATCACCGGTGTCTCGGAAGTCATCAAGTCGCGCAATCCCGGCATGAGGACCTTCGCAGTGGAACCGGTGGCCAGCCCGGTCATTTCCGGCGGCCAGCCCGGCCCGCACATGATCCAAGGCATCGGTGCCGGCTTCATCCCGAAGAACCTCAACGTCGAGATCATCGACGAGACGATCCTTGTGGCAAACGAGGATGCCTTCGCAACCGCGCAATACCTGAACCAGGAAGAGGGTCTACCCGCCGGTATCTCCACGGGTGCCAACGTCTGGGCCGCGATCCAAGTCGCGAAGCGTCCTGAGTTCCAAGGCAAGCGTGTCGTGACCATCGGGGCTTCCTCCACGGAACGCTACCTGTCCACGCTGCTCGCCGAGAAGGTCCGTGAAGAAGTCGCGAGCCTGCCGGTGGCAGAGATCTGA
- a CDS encoding protein-disulfide reductase DsbD family protein: protein MPVMRFTQYLLTAVFAGSGLFSLPATAQEDFLNPLGSAAGAAAEKETPATAVILSDAKEIAPGQAFRVALKITHAPHWHTYYLNPGFVGSPPEIKWTLPEGFTAGALEFPVPLRGESAGFPLYGYEGTAYFLQTITPPATLKAGETVTLSGKASWLVCKEQCVNGDAELSLALPVATSATPNAEAAADFTKADAAMPLKAPAWEVTASETADSVTLHLKGGSGTVAEPKNVYFFSSNVIEDATKPQAFAKDGSGWTLTIPRNEDTDPKPDVIDGILKSDNGWLEGNASQGLALAAIKIGAPGGSTAAAVAPSSSDSGANAGSSPSSSTLGLPATLAFMFIGGLILNLMPCVFPVIGLKIMGFVQQAGHDRKKVVTHGFAFTGGVLVSFWALCALMLAGGIRNWGGQLQNPWVVLCLLLVMLVFALSMFGVFEIGAGATGVGGNLANKEGISGTFFSGVLATVVATPCSAPFLGTGLAAAVQLPTPLFILAFTFMALGLSLPYLLLSFFPALVDRLPRPGPWMESFKQGMSFLLFGTVAYLAWVYILQVGDQLAGQKSLHVLLGLTIIAAGFWILGRWSVPYRSPKSRVIGRVAAAAFVVSGFVLSKPSPAPVVVADAPVIQWEEWSLAKQEALLKEGKSVYVDFTARWCLTCQTNKAAAYTEDTARLFKAHGIVALKADKTVDKPEIDTELKRLGQVAIPVNVLYAKGDPKPVITQTILTAGYLQGFVRQHLGEGLQP from the coding sequence ATGCCTGTCATGCGATTTACCCAGTACCTCCTCACGGCCGTTTTCGCCGGATCCGGCCTGTTTTCCCTGCCTGCCACGGCCCAGGAGGACTTTCTGAATCCCCTTGGCTCGGCTGCCGGAGCTGCCGCGGAAAAGGAAACGCCAGCCACGGCGGTGATTCTTTCCGATGCGAAGGAGATCGCTCCCGGCCAAGCCTTTCGCGTGGCGCTGAAGATCACCCATGCGCCTCACTGGCATACCTACTATCTCAATCCGGGCTTTGTCGGCTCGCCGCCGGAGATCAAGTGGACACTGCCGGAAGGTTTCACCGCAGGGGCGCTGGAGTTCCCGGTGCCGCTGCGAGGCGAGAGCGCAGGCTTCCCGCTCTATGGCTATGAGGGCACGGCTTACTTTCTCCAGACGATCACTCCGCCCGCAACGCTGAAGGCCGGGGAAACTGTGACGCTCTCCGGCAAGGCTTCATGGCTGGTCTGCAAGGAGCAGTGCGTGAACGGCGATGCCGAGCTGAGCCTGGCACTGCCGGTGGCCACTTCCGCCACCCCGAATGCCGAAGCTGCGGCGGATTTCACGAAGGCCGATGCCGCGATGCCGCTGAAGGCTCCAGCATGGGAAGTGACTGCCAGCGAGACGGCTGATAGCGTGACACTGCATTTGAAGGGCGGCTCGGGGACGGTGGCAGAGCCGAAGAATGTCTATTTCTTCAGCAGCAACGTCATCGAAGACGCAACGAAACCGCAGGCATTCGCGAAGGATGGCAGCGGTTGGACCCTCACCATCCCGCGCAATGAGGACACGGATCCGAAGCCGGATGTGATCGATGGCATTCTGAAATCCGACAACGGCTGGTTGGAGGGCAATGCGTCCCAAGGTCTGGCGCTTGCGGCAATCAAGATCGGTGCACCGGGTGGCAGCACGGCTGCGGCAGTGGCACCCTCCTCGTCTGATTCAGGCGCGAATGCAGGCTCTTCTCCATCATCCTCCACGCTCGGGCTTCCCGCGACGCTGGCCTTCATGTTCATCGGCGGGCTGATCCTGAATCTGATGCCCTGCGTCTTCCCCGTCATCGGCCTGAAGATCATGGGCTTCGTCCAACAGGCGGGCCATGATCGCAAGAAGGTGGTGACGCACGGGTTTGCATTCACCGGCGGCGTGCTCGTTTCCTTCTGGGCGCTCTGTGCGCTCATGCTTGCCGGTGGCATCCGGAACTGGGGCGGCCAGCTTCAGAATCCTTGGGTTGTGCTTTGCCTGCTGCTCGTCATGCTGGTCTTCGCGCTGAGCATGTTCGGCGTCTTCGAAATCGGTGCCGGTGCCACGGGCGTTGGCGGCAATCTCGCGAACAAGGAAGGTATCTCCGGAACCTTCTTCTCCGGTGTGCTTGCCACCGTGGTGGCCACACCTTGCTCCGCGCCTTTCCTTGGCACGGGCCTCGCAGCCGCGGTGCAATTGCCCACGCCCCTCTTCATCCTCGCCTTCACCTTCATGGCACTGGGCTTGAGCTTGCCCTACCTGCTGCTCTCCTTCTTCCCCGCGCTCGTCGATCGCCTGCCACGACCGGGTCCGTGGATGGAGTCCTTCAAGCAAGGCATGTCCTTCCTGCTCTTCGGCACGGTGGCTTACCTCGCCTGGGTCTATATTCTTCAGGTAGGCGATCAGCTTGCCGGACAAAAGAGCCTGCACGTGCTGCTCGGGCTCACGATCATCGCCGCCGGCTTCTGGATCCTCGGCCGCTGGTCGGTGCCTTATCGCTCGCCCAAGTCTCGAGTGATCGGACGCGTGGCGGCAGCAGCCTTCGTGGTGAGCGGCTTCGTGCTCTCCAAGCCATCCCCCGCCCCGGTCGTCGTCGCGGATGCCCCGGTCATCCAGTGGGAAGAATGGTCGCTCGCGAAGCAGGAGGCGCTCCTAAAGGAGGGCAAGTCGGTCTACGTCGACTTCACGGCCCGCTGGTGCCTCACCTGCCAGACGAACAAGGCCGCCGCCTACACCGAAGATACGGCACGCCTTTTCAAGGCCCACGGCATCGTCGCGCTAAAGGCAGACAAGACCGTGGACAAGCCGGAGATCGACACGGAGCTCAAGCGTCTTGGCCAAGTCGCGATCCCCGTGAACGTGCTCTACGCGAAGGGCGACCCGAAACCGGTTATCACACAGACCATCCTGACCGCGGGATACCTCCAAGGCTTCGTCCGTCAGCATCTCGGCGAGGGATTGCAGCCCTGA
- a CDS encoding glycine zipper domain-containing protein, with the protein MKTSLALLAVATAFLGSSCQNYGPNANRGAATGALIGAGAGAIIGNQSGHAGEGALIGAAAGGIAGGAYGNARDQEQRGY; encoded by the coding sequence ATGAAGACATCCCTTGCCCTTCTCGCCGTCGCTACCGCTTTCCTCGGCTCCAGCTGCCAGAACTACGGTCCAAACGCCAACCGTGGTGCCGCAACCGGAGCCCTGATCGGCGCAGGTGCCGGTGCCATCATCGGCAACCAATCCGGTCACGCCGGTGAAGGCGCGCTCATCGGTGCCGCCGCAGGCGGTATCGCGGGTGGTGCCTATGGAAATGCCCGGGACCAGGAGCAGCGCGGCTATTGA
- a CDS encoding muramidase family protein, translated as MRALPFLAAILIAAPFAAEAKSELELLQDRCHEQERQIRQLEEENSRLKLMGIASTTPAIKTEASAASAAAPKAADRPAANTSSSASYGTVRKGDTLTKIAKRHGTTPETLAKLNKIKNPASIQIGQKLILPTKAAAAPAIAKSAAPAPASAPAKTPAAEKPAAAPVHGTHIVKSGETFFSIARHYGLSPEALQATNPTIKPVSLRAGQTLTLGGKQSPAAAAAPAPVAAKKQTSSPKQAEAPKETAKKEAASTPAPTPAPAAAPAPVEQEKPATEMASNTPRVRLISIDTPTDFSAFAAAHGTSTAKLNALNGQNLNSSTVLAKGSELYVPAQP; from the coding sequence ATGAGAGCACTGCCGTTTCTCGCCGCCATTCTGATCGCCGCGCCATTTGCTGCGGAGGCCAAATCCGAACTGGAGCTTCTCCAGGACCGCTGCCACGAGCAGGAGCGCCAGATCCGCCAGTTGGAGGAGGAAAATTCCCGCCTCAAGCTGATGGGCATCGCGAGCACGACCCCGGCCATCAAAACCGAGGCCTCTGCCGCTTCCGCAGCAGCTCCAAAGGCCGCCGACAGGCCGGCTGCCAATACTTCTTCTTCCGCTTCCTACGGCACCGTCCGCAAGGGCGATACCCTGACCAAGATCGCCAAACGCCACGGCACCACGCCGGAGACGCTGGCGAAACTCAACAAGATCAAGAATCCGGCCTCGATCCAGATCGGCCAGAAGCTGATCCTTCCCACGAAGGCCGCTGCGGCTCCTGCGATCGCCAAGTCCGCGGCTCCTGCACCTGCAAGCGCGCCAGCCAAAACACCGGCAGCTGAAAAACCCGCTGCCGCCCCGGTCCACGGAACGCACATCGTGAAGTCCGGCGAGACCTTCTTCAGCATCGCCCGCCACTACGGACTCAGCCCGGAAGCTCTCCAAGCCACCAATCCGACGATCAAGCCCGTGAGCCTTCGCGCCGGCCAGACGCTGACGCTCGGTGGCAAGCAATCACCCGCTGCCGCTGCAGCCCCCGCTCCGGTGGCAGCAAAGAAGCAAACCTCTTCCCCAAAGCAGGCTGAAGCGCCGAAGGAAACCGCGAAGAAAGAAGCGGCTTCCACTCCGGCTCCGACCCCGGCACCCGCTGCCGCCCCTGCTCCTGTCGAACAAGAGAAACCCGCGACCGAAATGGCGTCTAACACGCCGCGCGTCCGCCTGATCTCCATCGACACCCCGACCGATTTCTCGGCGTTTGCCGCAGCACACGGCACAAGCACCGCGAAACTGAATGCCCTGAATGGCCAGAACCTAAATTCCAGTACAGTCCTTGCAAAGGGATCGGAGTTGTATGTTCCCGCCCAGCCTTGA
- a CDS encoding efflux RND transporter periplasmic adaptor subunit, protein MLLRLLIPVCVLIVGALLAWRLGAPMEEPKPEPAPPQLLKTEIMELQRTTFPVMLESQGTVRAHYTTTVTPQVAGVISAIHPNFEDGAFFKKDDVLAELDPADFKVAVSSAESGLARAQAALIQEEARAKQARLNWDDLGYNEEPSDLVLRVPQLKEAKANVDAAQADLDQALRDLDRTKIRAPFDGRVQKRVIGLGQAVGGSTALGEVFATDFAEIRLPFSPRQLAYVSLPSKEGDPAVNVTLTDAVAGENSPKWEATIVRTEGTLDESSRELFAIARIQDPFSVKSGKPPLLIGQPVRARIEGVKLNDVFVLPRHALRGVNRIYLVDKENPMILRTPIDPIWSTEEVLVVREGLEPGDWLSITRLPYAPDEAPVEVIKPAATPEGPAAAEAKKQKPSDS, encoded by the coding sequence ATGCTCCTCCGCCTGCTCATTCCCGTTTGTGTCCTCATCGTCGGCGCCTTGCTCGCATGGCGCCTCGGGGCACCTATGGAAGAGCCGAAGCCTGAGCCTGCCCCACCCCAGTTGCTGAAGACCGAGATCATGGAGCTGCAGCGCACCACCTTCCCGGTGATGCTGGAGAGCCAGGGCACGGTGCGCGCGCACTATACCACCACCGTGACGCCACAGGTCGCCGGAGTGATTTCCGCGATCCATCCGAATTTCGAAGACGGTGCCTTTTTCAAAAAGGATGACGTGCTGGCCGAGCTCGACCCTGCGGATTTCAAGGTGGCCGTATCCTCCGCCGAGTCCGGCCTCGCACGGGCGCAGGCGGCCCTGATCCAAGAAGAAGCACGCGCCAAGCAAGCCCGCCTGAACTGGGACGACCTCGGCTACAATGAGGAGCCGTCCGATCTCGTCCTGCGCGTGCCGCAACTCAAGGAAGCGAAGGCCAACGTGGATGCAGCACAAGCGGATCTCGACCAAGCGCTGCGCGATCTGGACCGAACGAAGATCCGCGCACCCTTCGACGGTCGCGTGCAGAAACGCGTGATCGGACTTGGCCAAGCAGTCGGAGGTTCCACCGCGTTGGGTGAAGTTTTTGCCACCGACTTCGCCGAGATTCGCCTGCCCTTCTCCCCGCGCCAGCTTGCCTACGTGAGCCTGCCTTCAAAAGAGGGCGATCCCGCGGTGAATGTGACGCTGACGGATGCCGTGGCCGGTGAGAACTCGCCGAAGTGGGAGGCCACCATCGTCCGCACCGAAGGAACGCTCGATGAATCCTCCCGCGAACTTTTCGCGATCGCGCGCATCCAAGACCCCTTTAGCGTGAAATCCGGCAAGCCCCCCTTGCTCATCGGCCAACCGGTCCGCGCCCGCATCGAAGGCGTGAAGCTGAATGATGTTTTCGTCCTTCCCCGCCATGCCCTGCGCGGCGTGAACCGCATCTATCTGGTGGACAAGGAGAACCCGATGATCCTCCGCACTCCCATCGACCCGATCTGGTCGACGGAGGAGGTGCTGGTTGTCCGGGAAGGATTGGAGCCCGGTGATTGGCTGTCCATCACCCGCCTCCCCTACGCGCCTGATGAAGCTCCCGTGGAGGTCATCAAACCGGCCGCAACGCCTGAAGGTCCCGCCGCTGCCGAGGCCAAGAAGCAGAAGCCGAGCGATTCGTGA
- a CDS encoding efflux transporter outer membrane subunit, translating into MQRNSRIQKRSVFLPPAALAAIPAIAGFPLVSCNGLQFDAARERVEVAAPASWKSASTGNDGRISTGWLSDFSDAGMHRAVDEALAHNQDLKAAGARMKQAKESNIVGKARLLPRVGVDGSAGYSVTENGKAPASESERYGLTLAASWEVDVWGRLRDLKTADDADFAAAQASFRGARLSLAANAAKAWCNLIAAEQLLELAHTTLDSNTRVLSITERLFKGGAGQGALDVQLGRTNVAAAERAVKATQLARDEAARSFEIIVGRYPSAEARGSRELPVLKRQVPAGLPADLIERRPDLAIARAELFASAKRADAARKAMLPSLALTASTGTPVSRFANFLDPSFLATSVAANFSQAIYEGGALSANARGALAANEASVHDYSQTALEAFREVESALGADASLAEQESYLLKEVEQASLAQKQAARDYSDGVNDDILRVLESQSRATNARGSLIRLRNERLQNRIDLHLALGGDFKTEVYK; encoded by the coding sequence ATGCAACGGAATTCCCGGATCCAGAAACGCAGCGTTTTCCTCCCGCCTGCAGCGCTTGCAGCCATTCCCGCGATCGCCGGATTTCCTCTGGTTTCCTGCAATGGACTGCAATTTGACGCCGCCCGGGAGCGCGTGGAAGTCGCTGCTCCGGCCTCTTGGAAATCTGCATCCACCGGAAATGACGGCCGAATCAGCACCGGTTGGCTCTCGGATTTCAGCGATGCCGGGATGCATCGGGCCGTGGATGAAGCTCTGGCGCACAACCAGGATCTGAAAGCCGCCGGCGCCCGGATGAAACAGGCGAAGGAATCGAACATCGTCGGCAAAGCCCGCCTGCTCCCTCGGGTCGGAGTGGATGGCTCAGCCGGTTACTCCGTCACCGAAAACGGGAAAGCACCCGCTTCAGAAAGCGAGCGCTACGGCCTGACACTCGCCGCGTCTTGGGAGGTCGATGTCTGGGGCCGCCTTCGCGATCTCAAGACCGCGGACGATGCCGACTTCGCAGCGGCGCAAGCGAGTTTCCGCGGGGCGCGGCTTTCTCTCGCTGCAAATGCGGCGAAGGCCTGGTGCAATCTCATCGCTGCCGAACAGTTGCTTGAATTAGCTCACACCACGCTCGATTCGAACACGCGGGTGCTTTCCATCACCGAGCGACTCTTCAAGGGAGGGGCCGGCCAAGGAGCATTGGATGTCCAGCTGGGTCGCACCAACGTGGCCGCGGCAGAACGCGCGGTGAAAGCCACCCAGCTGGCCCGCGATGAAGCCGCGCGCTCCTTCGAGATAATCGTGGGACGCTATCCCTCCGCCGAGGCTCGAGGCAGCCGCGAACTGCCGGTTCTGAAAAGGCAGGTGCCCGCGGGCTTGCCCGCCGATCTCATCGAGCGCCGCCCCGATCTCGCGATCGCCCGCGCGGAACTCTTCGCCAGCGCCAAGCGTGCCGATGCCGCGCGCAAGGCGATGCTGCCCAGCTTGGCGCTGACTGCCAGCACCGGCACACCTGTATCACGCTTCGCGAATTTTCTAGATCCCTCCTTCCTCGCCACCTCGGTCGCGGCAAACTTCAGCCAGGCCATCTATGAAGGCGGTGCGCTTTCCGCGAATGCCCGGGGTGCCCTCGCCGCGAATGAAGCCTCGGTGCATGATTACTCCCAGACCGCGCTTGAAGCTTTCCGCGAGGTGGAATCAGCCTTGGGGGCGGACGCCTCCCTAGCCGAGCAGGAAAGCTACCTTTTGAAGGAGGTCGAGCAGGCCTCGCTCGCGCAGAAGCAAGCCGCGCGGGATTACTCGGATGGGGTGAACGACGACATCCTCCGCGTGCTGGAGTCGCAGAGCCGCGCGACGAATGCACGGGGCTCCCTGATCCGGTTGAGAAACGAACGGCTGCAGAATCGGATCGATCTGCATCTCGCCCTCGGCGGGGATTTCAAAACAGAGGTGTACAAGTAA
- a CDS encoding ATP-dependent zinc protease family protein, producing the protein MTFERKALTSLALALCLLAPEGLSAAADTQKTETAEKATETPAKGKEEAPAPAKLKEAVAPANGTKEAKPAAPNGKAAPKPAVAEGSKPAAEPAKPAANGKDTKPAGEKAEMTKGETAKETAAPEEEPATEEEDEAMAERKEAEATAVARPVSSDPVQVYGWREWVLIGNLEMKMPAKLDTGALTSSIHAEEKELFERDGKKWVRFIVTDPGEKNSPRTRVEAPLVRIAHIKEPGGKSVAREVVRLNFTIGERKMRADFTLNNRSNMLSPVLIGRTTIKEIGLVDPSRAYLADQKIMR; encoded by the coding sequence GTGACCTTCGAAAGAAAAGCCCTTACGTCCCTTGCACTGGCGCTCTGTCTGCTGGCTCCGGAAGGACTTTCCGCAGCCGCGGATACCCAGAAAACCGAGACTGCGGAGAAGGCAACCGAGACTCCGGCCAAGGGCAAGGAAGAAGCTCCGGCTCCTGCCAAGCTGAAGGAGGCTGTAGCGCCCGCCAACGGCACGAAGGAAGCCAAGCCTGCCGCGCCGAATGGCAAGGCTGCCCCGAAGCCCGCAGTCGCTGAAGGATCCAAGCCTGCCGCCGAACCAGCGAAGCCTGCGGCGAACGGGAAGGACACGAAGCCAGCCGGGGAGAAGGCCGAGATGACCAAGGGCGAGACGGCCAAGGAAACCGCCGCGCCGGAGGAGGAGCCAGCCACCGAGGAGGAGGATGAGGCCATGGCCGAGCGCAAGGAGGCGGAAGCCACCGCGGTCGCGCGTCCGGTTTCGTCGGACCCGGTGCAGGTCTATGGCTGGCGCGAATGGGTGCTCATCGGGAATCTGGAGATGAAGATGCCCGCAAAGCTGGATACGGGGGCTCTGACGAGTTCGATCCATGCGGAAGAGAAGGAGCTTTTCGAACGCGATGGGAAAAAGTGGGTCCGCTTCATCGTGACGGATCCTGGTGAGAAGAATTCTCCACGCACGCGGGTGGAAGCCCCGCTGGTTCGCATCGCCCACATCAAGGAGCCCGGTGGCAAGTCCGTGGCTCGCGAGGTGGTGCGGCTGAACTTCACGATTGGCGAGCGCAAGATGCGCGCTGACTTCACCTTGAACAACCGGAGCAACATGCTGAGCCCGGTCCTGATCGGACGCACCACGATCAAGGAGATCGGATTGGTGGATCCCAGCCGTGCTTATCTGGCGGATCAGAAGATCATGCGTTGA